Proteins from one Mesoplodon densirostris isolate mMesDen1 chromosome 1, mMesDen1 primary haplotype, whole genome shotgun sequence genomic window:
- the EREG gene encoding proepiregulin: protein MDYVQESVTGFHLLQAVLSTTVIPSCIPGESEDNCTALVRTEDNPRVAQVSISKCSSDMNGYCFHGQCIYLVDMSESHCRCEVGYTGVRCEHFFLTVQKPLSKEYVALTVILVILFLITVAGSVYYFCRWYRNRKSKEPKKEYERVTSGDPALPQV, encoded by the exons ATGGACTATGTCCAAGAGAGTGTCACAG GTTTCCATCTTCTACAAGCAGTTCTCAGTACAACTGTGATTCCTTCATGTATCCCAGGAGAGTCCGAAGATAACTGCACAGCTTTAG TTCGGACAGAAGATAATCCACGTGTGGCTCAAGTGTCAATATCAAAGTGTAGCTCTGACATGAACGGCTACTGTTTTCATGGACAGTGCATCTACCTGGTAGACATGAGTGAAAGTCACTGCAG GTGTGAAGTGGGTTACACTGGTGTCCGATGTGAGCACTTCTTTTTAACCGTCCAAAAGCCTCTGAGCAAAGAATATGTGGCTTTGACTGTGATTCTTGTTATCTTGTTCCTCATCACAGTTGCTGGCTCAGTATACTATTTCTGCAGATG GTACAGAAATCGAAAAAGTAAAGAACCAAAGAAGGAATATGAAAGAGTGACCTCAGGGGATCCAGCATTGCCACAAGTCTGA